One Kiritimatiellia bacterium genomic region harbors:
- a CDS encoding carbohydrate ABC transporter permease, giving the protein MPILHTSAYKTFRGRLLVAGMYAVLALGAAGTVYPFLLMLSGSFKSEIDIRSQALLPEFLREETALFRKFLHERYGGQLDWFESATGYTEPDGRPPYSFETIRLPERRTGTGSLEDWLEFLNEDMPTWPAHFVQLGHGFGFRTIPEVALLYMARLRRDFPEAVRRDLPVRLPIERWMDRAYQPPRGPFARTYAALREELPRRYFIPVSLSGVFATRYLTALYGRDPGAVQRINESWGTNYRSIREIQLSPIAPAHPNARADWWSFVRSTVPARFVRFDPDLLPAYRQFLQSRYGELDALRQAHQIAYASWEDIGFPPHDAAGTPVADVEAFLSQMDSPDGISLDAPEFRWRAWLVGRGVDPSVAEKAAMPILEYDAHLLREHRNEIVRDLMTRNYRIVWDYLAGHGRAFWNTIVYCALAVLTALIVNPLAAYAMSRYQPRWTYKALFFLMATMAFPAEVTQIPAFLMLRELGWLNTFAALVVPTAANGYSIFLLKGFFDSLPRDLYESAELDGAGELRMFFSITVPLSAPILAVVALNAFQAAYGAFLFALLVCQNESMWTLMVHIYQLQQFFGTPIIFAALTLAAIPTLVVFVLCQRLILRGIVIPVER; this is encoded by the coding sequence ATGCCGATTCTTCACACCAGCGCCTATAAGACCTTCCGCGGCCGCCTTCTGGTCGCAGGCATGTACGCGGTCTTGGCTCTCGGTGCGGCAGGAACGGTCTACCCGTTCCTGTTGATGCTATCCGGCTCATTCAAAAGCGAGATCGATATCCGTTCGCAGGCGCTGCTGCCGGAATTTCTCCGCGAAGAGACCGCCCTATTCCGGAAATTTCTCCATGAGCGGTACGGTGGCCAGCTCGACTGGTTCGAATCGGCCACGGGCTACACCGAGCCCGATGGACGGCCGCCCTATTCGTTTGAGACCATCCGGCTGCCGGAACGCCGAACGGGAACTGGCAGTCTCGAGGATTGGCTCGAATTCCTGAACGAAGACATGCCGACGTGGCCCGCCCATTTTGTGCAGCTCGGCCACGGATTTGGGTTTCGAACGATTCCGGAAGTCGCTCTCCTCTACATGGCGAGGCTTCGCCGTGACTTCCCGGAGGCGGTTCGGCGAGACCTGCCCGTGAGGCTCCCGATTGAGCGGTGGATGGATCGCGCCTATCAGCCGCCGCGGGGCCCCTTCGCACGGACCTACGCCGCTCTACGTGAGGAACTGCCGCGCCGGTATTTCATCCCCGTCTCCCTGAGCGGAGTCTTCGCGACCCGCTATCTTACCGCCTTGTACGGCCGTGACCCCGGAGCCGTGCAGCGAATCAATGAATCGTGGGGGACAAACTACAGGTCTATCCGGGAGATCCAGCTTTCCCCAATAGCGCCGGCTCATCCGAACGCGAGAGCCGACTGGTGGTCATTTGTTCGATCCACCGTGCCTGCCCGCTTTGTTCGATTTGATCCAGACCTGCTGCCGGCATACCGCCAATTTTTGCAGTCTCGATACGGGGAACTGGATGCCCTTCGCCAGGCGCACCAAATTGCCTACGCCTCATGGGAAGATATCGGCTTTCCGCCTCATGATGCCGCAGGTACGCCCGTCGCTGATGTCGAGGCCTTCCTGTCTCAGATGGACTCGCCAGATGGGATTTCTCTGGACGCTCCTGAATTTCGCTGGCGTGCCTGGCTGGTCGGCAGGGGGGTAGATCCCTCAGTCGCGGAAAAGGCCGCGATGCCGATTCTTGAATATGACGCGCATTTGCTCCGCGAACATCGGAATGAAATCGTGCGCGACCTCATGACCCGGAACTATCGGATCGTATGGGATTATCTGGCCGGGCACGGACGCGCCTTTTGGAATACCATCGTCTACTGCGCGCTCGCCGTGCTGACGGCGCTCATCGTGAACCCGCTCGCGGCCTACGCAATGTCCCGTTACCAGCCGCGATGGACATATAAGGCGCTGTTTTTTCTCATGGCGACGATGGCCTTTCCGGCGGAGGTGACTCAAATTCCGGCTTTCCTGATGCTCAGGGAGCTGGGTTGGCTCAATACATTTGCCGCGTTGGTCGTTCCGACGGCCGCAAACGGCTATTCCATCTTTCTGCTCAAGGGCTTTTTCGACAGCCTCCCGCGAGACCTCTATGAATCGGCCGAGCTGGACGGCGCCGGCGAGCTGAGGATGTTCTTCTCCATCACCGTCCCCCTTTCGGCACCCATTCTCGCGGTTGTGGCGCTGAATGCCTTCCAGGCCGCCTATGGCGCGTTCCTGTTTGCCCTATTGGTCTGCCAGAACGAGTCGATGTGGACCCTGATGGTGCACATCTATCAGTTGCAACAGTTTTTCGGTACGCCGATCATATTCGCCGCGCTGACGCTCGCGGCTATTCCGACGCTCGTGGTTTTTGTGCTGTGCCAGCGGCTGATTCTTCGCGGGATCGTTATCCCGGTGGAACGGTGA
- a CDS encoding CsgG/HfaB family protein, whose protein sequence is MNFRKFLIWSAVFTLFFAVARAEEQTQPAPAQAPIESGDGKAGNLPLSTKPDSKPPAENTAPLKIAVIVPERVDGEWFWYYWGGGNQHIVQSAIEKALVREGYHVVDVTALGSWRNLDDLIGARTASEKGRELGADLVIAGKATAVSASHSFAYGLPVVRANAEITVRLVRTSDGKVLAVEDASAQAGGQSSRAAGQDALKQAASAISRNITSALRNYAAP, encoded by the coding sequence ATGAATTTTCGAAAGTTTTTGATCTGGAGCGCGGTCTTCACCTTGTTTTTTGCGGTCGCTCGCGCCGAAGAGCAAACGCAGCCGGCACCTGCGCAAGCGCCTATTGAATCGGGAGACGGCAAGGCGGGCAATTTGCCATTATCCACCAAACCAGACAGCAAACCACCTGCTGAAAACACAGCTCCTTTGAAGATTGCCGTCATTGTGCCGGAACGAGTGGATGGCGAATGGTTTTGGTATTATTGGGGCGGGGGTAACCAGCACATCGTGCAATCCGCCATCGAGAAGGCGCTTGTTCGCGAGGGGTATCATGTGGTGGATGTCACGGCGCTTGGAAGCTGGCGCAACCTGGATGATCTGATCGGCGCCCGCACGGCGTCCGAGAAGGGCCGAGAACTGGGCGCGGATTTAGTTATTGCCGGCAAGGCCACGGCGGTGAGTGCAAGCCACTCGTTTGCATACGGGCTTCCCGTGGTCCGCGCGAACGCTGAAATTACTGTCCGCCTGGTTCGCACCAGCGACGGCAAGGTGCTCGCTGTCGAAGATGCCAGCGCGCAGGCTGGCGGGCAGTCCAGTCGCGCAGCCGGTCAGGACGCGCTCAAACAGGCCGCCTCCGCGATTTCTCGGAATATCACGTCGGCGCTCCGAAACTACGCTGCGCCCTGA